The stretch of DNA ATATTCTTTCAACTCAGCTCCCCAATTCCGGAAGTTAAGGCAAGGGCTTACGCCTCGGCACTAGTTCTAACCATTATCATACTTATTATAAGCCTCCTTTCGCGACACCTCTCGCGCAAGTTTGAGAAAAACAAGATAAAGTTCTAACGTATGGAAAGCAATGCAAAAATTCAGATAAGCAATCTGAATCTACATATAGGGAAACAGCAAATCCTCAAGGATATAAACATTCAAATTCCTGAGAATAAGATTACCGTAATACTTGGCCCATCGGGTTGCGGTAAAACTACGCTGCTAAAGACGTTAAACCGGCTTACCGATATGTATCCGGATATTAAAGTAACCGGAACGATTGTTATTGACGATATCGACATTCTCTCCTACAAGGGCGATATCACCCAAATAAGAAAAAGGATGGGGCTTCTTTCGCAGCGGCCCTACCCGCTTCCCATGTCGATATTTAAAAACGTGGCCTATGGGTTGCGTATTAGTGGCCGGAAGAAAAAGACCTTCTTAACTAAGCGAGTGGAACACTACCTGCGCCAAGCGAGCCTCTGGGAGGAGGTGAAGGACCGCCTTCGCGATCCAGCATCGGGACTATCCATTGGTCAGCAGCAGCGTCTTTGCCTTGCACGTGGTTTAGCCGTTGACCCCGAAATTATTCTGGCCGATGAACCCACCTCCGCCCTCGATCCGCTCT from Williamwhitmania taraxaci encodes:
- a CDS encoding phosphate ABC transporter ATP-binding protein, which codes for MESNAKIQISNLNLHIGKQQILKDINIQIPENKITVILGPSGCGKTTLLKTLNRLTDMYPDIKVTGTIVIDDIDILSYKGDITQIRKRMGLLSQRPYPLPMSIFKNVAYGLRISGRKKKTFLTKRVEHYLRQASLWEEVKDRLRDPASGLSIGQQQRLCLARGLAVDPEIILADEPTSALDPLSSQAIEEKFLELKDRYTIVLVTHVLRQARRIADHVVFMYLGEVVEQGPAKEFFDNPKEERTKAYLKGAFN